A genomic region of Devosia ginsengisoli contains the following coding sequences:
- a CDS encoding flagellar hook assembly protein FlgD, whose amino-acid sequence MAVSGVSGNSTSQMASSRSTIADNFDTFLNILTTQLKNQNPLDPLDTNQFTAQLVQFTGVEQQLKTNEFLETLMLSSQNTAKSDAVSYIGKEVTSSGKTGELTDANAVFWAYSAAANAANATVTIKDAKGQVVYTETGPLAAGPGTFRWDGMGSDGNLKPNGVYSIDIQGKDANGQIVKISTASIGIVTAVDFTGDVPLLTVGTRRVAITDVTDVRIPDVTAPPDPTPEEPAPEEPEEDAA is encoded by the coding sequence ATGGCAGTCAGCGGCGTCTCCGGGAATTCCACCAGCCAGATGGCGAGCTCGCGCTCGACCATTGCGGACAATTTCGACACGTTCCTGAACATCCTGACCACCCAGCTCAAGAACCAGAACCCGCTGGATCCGCTGGATACCAACCAGTTCACCGCCCAGCTGGTGCAGTTCACCGGCGTCGAGCAGCAGCTCAAGACCAACGAGTTCCTCGAAACGCTGATGCTGTCGAGCCAGAATACCGCCAAATCCGACGCCGTCTCCTATATCGGCAAGGAAGTGACCTCGTCGGGCAAGACCGGCGAACTGACCGACGCCAATGCCGTGTTCTGGGCCTATAGCGCCGCCGCCAACGCCGCCAATGCCACGGTCACCATCAAGGATGCCAAGGGCCAGGTGGTCTATACCGAAACCGGCCCGCTCGCCGCCGGCCCGGGCACGTTCCGCTGGGATGGCATGGGCAGCGACGGCAATCTGAAGCCGAACGGCGTCTATTCCATCGACATCCAGGGCAAGGATGCCAATGGCCAGATCGTCAAGATCAGCACCGCCTCGATCGGCATCGTGACCGCGGTCGACTTTACCGGCGACGTGCCGCTGCTGACCGTGGGCACCCGCCGTGTGGCGATCACCGACGTGACCGACGTTCGCATCCCCGATGTGACCGCGCCGCCCGACCCGACCCCGGAGGAGCCGGCCCCCGAGGAGCCGGAAGAAGACGCGGCCTGA
- a CDS encoding NUDIX domain-containing protein, producing MSVQSSAHPVASVLSVVVHDANVLLVRRINPPDAGKWGYPGGWVDPILAAFRTARAPT from the coding sequence ATGTCTGTTCAATCCTCCGCACATCCTGTCGCTTCGGTTCTCAGCGTGGTCGTCCATGATGCCAACGTGCTTTTGGTTCGGCGCATCAATCCACCTGATGCCGGAAAATGGGGCTATCCTGGTGGTTGGGTTGATCCAATCCTTGCCGCGTTCCGGACCGCCCGCGCACCAACGTAG
- a CDS encoding DUF1153 domain-containing protein: MTVQMRPRVKYVIGPDGSPLTIADLPPANTRRWVIRRKAEVVAAVRGGLLSLEEACDRYTLSVDEFLNWQAAIDKHGLAGLRTTWIQHYREG, translated from the coding sequence ATGACCGTACAGATGCGACCTCGCGTTAAGTACGTTATCGGACCGGACGGTAGTCCGCTCACGATTGCAGACCTTCCCCCCGCCAATACGCGGAGGTGGGTCATCCGCCGGAAAGCCGAAGTCGTCGCTGCTGTGCGCGGCGGGCTGCTCAGCCTCGAAGAGGCGTGCGACCGCTATACGCTCAGCGTCGACGAATTCCTCAACTGGCAGGCCGCCATCGACAAACATGGCCTCGCTGGTTTGCGGACCACCTGGATTCAGCACTACCGAGAGGGGTGA
- a CDS encoding multidrug effflux MFS transporter has protein sequence MRTASSKPRLSTLILLSALAILPINFFLPSLPGMATEFDVPYGIMGLSLAAYAGVSACLQLVLGPLSDRLGRRPVILWALAIFIVATIGCAMAPDAWTFLACRMVQAIIAPTYAVSLATIRDTTSREQAAGQFGYLAMAWAIAPMLGPTVGGLLDQAFGWRASFYMLAFFGAAVLLLCWSDLNETNRTPSNTIAEQYRAYPELLGSKRFWAYCICMAFSVGAFYAFLAGAPLAASAFDLSPAVLGLYMGSITGGFMAGSFLAGRLAGRIPVTTILVAGRIVACAGLLFGFVLYVAGIGHVLALFGPCLFVGVSNGLTQPSANVGAISVRSTQTGSAAGLAGAITVAGASIMAAFAGAVLTEENAQPGLFLVMLASAAIALSAALLARNLESTAPSST, from the coding sequence GTGCGAACTGCATCATCCAAGCCCCGTCTTTCGACACTGATCCTGTTGTCGGCCCTCGCCATTCTACCGATCAATTTCTTTCTCCCATCCCTGCCAGGCATGGCCACCGAGTTCGATGTCCCCTACGGGATCATGGGCCTGTCCCTGGCAGCCTATGCTGGGGTGTCGGCATGCCTTCAACTTGTTCTTGGTCCGCTTTCTGACCGGCTCGGTCGCCGCCCGGTGATCCTTTGGGCACTGGCGATTTTCATCGTCGCGACGATCGGATGCGCCATGGCTCCCGATGCCTGGACCTTCCTCGCCTGCCGGATGGTCCAGGCCATAATTGCCCCGACATATGCGGTGTCGCTTGCCACCATCCGCGACACCACCAGCAGGGAGCAGGCCGCAGGTCAGTTTGGCTATCTGGCCATGGCGTGGGCCATAGCGCCCATGCTCGGGCCAACGGTTGGTGGACTACTGGATCAGGCGTTCGGTTGGAGAGCCAGCTTCTATATGCTCGCATTCTTCGGAGCTGCGGTTCTGCTCCTGTGCTGGAGCGATCTGAACGAAACGAACCGCACGCCGTCGAACACGATAGCCGAACAGTATCGGGCCTATCCTGAACTTCTCGGCTCGAAGCGCTTCTGGGCATACTGCATCTGCATGGCCTTCTCGGTTGGTGCCTTCTACGCCTTCCTTGCCGGTGCCCCGCTGGCTGCCTCGGCCTTTGATCTGTCGCCAGCGGTTCTGGGTCTTTACATGGGCTCGATTACCGGTGGCTTCATGGCCGGCAGCTTTCTCGCCGGGCGGCTTGCCGGCAGGATACCCGTGACCACCATATTGGTTGCCGGACGGATCGTAGCCTGCGCCGGCCTTCTGTTCGGCTTCGTCCTGTATGTTGCGGGCATCGGGCATGTGCTGGCATTGTTCGGGCCCTGCCTGTTTGTTGGCGTGTCGAACGGCCTTACGCAACCGAGCGCTAACGTTGGAGCGATTTCTGTGCGCTCGACCCAAACGGGAAGTGCCGCCGGTTTGGCCGGTGCGATTACAGTCGCTGGTGCCTCCATCATGGCTGCGTTCGCGGGCGCGGTTTTGACCGAGGAGAATGCTCAACCTGGCCTGTTCCTCGTGATGTTAGCCTCAGCGGCCATTGCCCTAAGCGCAGCCCTACTCGCCCGAAATCTCGAGAGCACTGCGCCCAGTTCAACATAG
- a CDS encoding flagellar hook-length control protein FliK — MASHLTVTTSTAGVSNSKSLSAPAGAEGPMDVFAALLGTAAPKTNTDTSKSSEAGLGPGNLVNLSLGFGEKGSQENETTDAVAAAIDAVVPFPGAAEAVPVLADIADTLADLQARLDAGEPLDPETLKQLEAALADLATALDIDLDALPSLDDLTALVTDIQPDDTSFAARLTAAFGPMAETLFSGSAAPEADADLSALIKSIGEKLAALLSALNNGELEADQLAQLERVANADTNLEAALARLLKPTLAVDASAAAPAFATPELKLTEPALTGKASATPDTAETPDAPKPATPIADASGKTPDRGNDTAANDKKPVDHRPLAAAVDKQPDAQTAPQPAQAARVDIVAAPRVVQAGYQTSQQQLNLPQLAFEIVRQANDGNTRFQIRLDPPELGRIDVKLDIDKGGQVHARLTVEKAETLDLMQRDQRGLERALQQAGLDGAKTNLEFSLKQNPFSGGQQGQDGSDGRHSLFGDEVSADADDTPPPTVNLYRGSLSASGVNIIA, encoded by the coding sequence GTGGCATCACATCTGACCGTTACGACCAGCACTGCCGGCGTCAGCAACAGCAAAAGCCTGAGCGCCCCTGCGGGTGCCGAAGGCCCCATGGATGTCTTTGCGGCTTTGCTCGGCACGGCCGCCCCCAAGACGAATACGGATACGTCGAAATCGTCCGAAGCCGGGCTTGGGCCCGGCAACCTGGTCAACCTGTCGCTCGGCTTCGGTGAAAAGGGCAGCCAGGAGAACGAGACCACCGACGCCGTGGCAGCCGCCATCGACGCGGTCGTGCCCTTCCCGGGGGCGGCGGAGGCCGTGCCTGTTCTCGCCGATATCGCCGACACGCTGGCCGATCTGCAGGCCAGGCTCGATGCGGGCGAGCCGCTTGATCCCGAAACGCTGAAACAGCTCGAAGCCGCGCTGGCCGACCTGGCGACGGCGCTGGATATCGACCTCGATGCCCTGCCCTCGCTCGATGACCTCACCGCGCTCGTCACCGACATCCAGCCCGACGACACCAGCTTTGCCGCCCGCCTGACCGCCGCATTCGGTCCCATGGCCGAGACCCTGTTCAGCGGCTCGGCCGCGCCCGAGGCCGATGCGGACCTGTCGGCGCTGATCAAATCGATCGGCGAAAAGCTCGCGGCTTTGCTCTCCGCGCTCAACAATGGCGAGCTTGAGGCGGACCAGCTGGCGCAGCTCGAACGCGTCGCCAATGCCGATACCAACCTCGAAGCCGCCCTGGCGCGGCTGCTCAAGCCCACGCTCGCCGTCGATGCCAGCGCTGCGGCGCCGGCTTTCGCGACGCCCGAGCTCAAGCTGACCGAACCCGCGCTGACCGGCAAGGCCAGCGCCACCCCGGACACTGCCGAAACGCCTGACGCACCGAAGCCGGCAACCCCAATTGCCGATGCCAGTGGCAAGACCCCCGATCGCGGCAATGACACCGCGGCAAACGACAAGAAGCCGGTCGATCATCGTCCGCTCGCCGCCGCGGTCGACAAGCAGCCCGACGCCCAGACCGCCCCGCAGCCGGCCCAGGCCGCCCGCGTCGATATTGTGGCGGCGCCGCGCGTGGTGCAGGCCGGCTACCAGACCAGCCAGCAGCAGCTCAACCTGCCGCAACTGGCCTTCGAGATCGTCCGCCAGGCCAATGACGGCAATACCCGCTTCCAGATCCGCCTCGATCCGCCCGAACTGGGCCGCATCGACGTCAAGCTGGACATCGACAAGGGCGGCCAGGTGCATGCAAGGCTGACCGTGGAAAAGGCCGAAACGCTCGACCTGATGCAGCGCGACCAGCGCGGCCTGGAACGCGCTTTGCAGCAGGCCGGCCTCGATGGCGCCAAGACCAATCTCGAATTCTCGCTCAAGCAGAACCCGTTCAGCGGCGGGCAACAGGGGCAGGACGGCAGCGATGGCCGCCACTCGCTCTTCGGCGACGAGGTCTCGGCCGATGCCGATGACACACCACCGCCCACAGTCAACCTCTACCGCGGCAGCCTCAGCGCCAGCGGCGTCAACATTATCGCGTAA